From the Paenibacillus sp. FSL H8-0548 genome, one window contains:
- a CDS encoding Dabb family protein has translation MSSQSKDWILHSVIFSLKHEKGSEAESQFLEDGKRILTSIPTVVNFQVYKQTSVKNDYDHGFAMEFANQADYDAYNEHPLHVQFVNERWVTEVEKFLEIDYAK, from the coding sequence ATGTCATCACAATCGAAAGATTGGATTTTGCATTCGGTTATTTTCAGCTTAAAGCATGAGAAGGGTTCGGAGGCAGAGAGTCAGTTTTTGGAGGATGGTAAGCGCATACTTACTTCAATACCAACCGTTGTGAACTTTCAAGTGTACAAGCAAACGAGTGTGAAAAATGATTATGATCACGGCTTTGCGATGGAGTTTGCGAATCAGGCGGATTATGATGCATACAATGAGCATCCGCTTCACGTGCAATTTGTTAATGAACGCTGGGTGACGGAAGTTGAAAAATTTCTGGAAATCGATTACGCAAAATAG
- a CDS encoding class I SAM-dependent methyltransferase translates to MSDIVKKQFDDVAPEYDRQRRQLIPCFDDFYGIAADLVNCSSDAPRILDLGAGTGLFSSFIRSKYPNASLTLIDLSEEMLKEAHSRFGQDPAVSYITADYTSYPYTEKYDAIISSLSIHHLTHPAKRALFQTIHGLLLDGGIFVNADQAAGTTVYWDDYYMSKWKEAIWQSGLDAKAIEASIERRKVDINATVQDQLDWLLEAGFEQNDCVYKNNLFAVFAALKS, encoded by the coding sequence ATGAGTGATATTGTAAAAAAACAGTTTGATGACGTCGCTCCCGAGTATGATCGTCAGCGCCGCCAGCTTATTCCTTGCTTTGATGATTTTTATGGGATAGCAGCTGACCTAGTAAACTGCAGCAGCGATGCTCCACGCATATTGGACTTAGGCGCCGGTACAGGACTTTTCTCCTCCTTCATACGCAGCAAATATCCTAACGCTTCACTAACCTTGATTGATTTAAGCGAGGAGATGCTGAAGGAAGCCCACTCCCGCTTCGGTCAAGATCCTGCTGTCAGCTACATCACAGCTGATTATACCAGCTATCCTTATACCGAGAAGTATGATGCAATTATCTCCTCACTATCCATTCACCATCTGACGCATCCTGCAAAACGAGCGCTATTTCAAACCATTCATGGTCTCCTTCTAGACGGCGGCATATTCGTTAATGCTGATCAGGCGGCTGGCACAACGGTCTATTGGGATGATTACTATATGTCTAAGTGGAAAGAAGCGATTTGGCAGAGCGGCTTGGATGCCAAAGCGATTGAAGCATCTATTGAACGAAGAAAGGTCGATATAAACGCCACGGTACAAGATCAGCTGGACTGGTTACTTGAAGCTGGGTTTGAGCAAAACGACTGTGTATATAAAAACAACTTATTTGCTGTTTTCGCAGCTTTAAAGAGCTGA
- the pstA gene encoding phosphate ABC transporter permease PstA: MKQAIPTSPLPNPFSGRRGLNLVKDRLFTGIVWSLGIIIIAFIFGLLYLILQDGMPKLTWNFIFGLPSEIDEGGGIGPTLVNSFYILFISLIISIPLGMAAGIYLAEFAPDNKLIGFVRICVEGLASVPSIIFGLFGIALFVEYFEIGLTILGGAVSLAFLNLPVLTRVTEESIRAVPKELKSASFALGGTHLQTITRALIPAALNGIITGICLVAGRAFGESAVIILTAGVTTSGEMWDFSLFSPGATLAVHLWYVQSEAIVGDAQEIAQKAAAVLVFVVLLINLIFRIPLWMNSRRTKRS, translated from the coding sequence ATGAAGCAGGCCATACCTACAAGCCCCCTCCCCAATCCGTTTAGCGGCAGAAGAGGTCTCAATCTGGTAAAAGATCGTTTGTTCACAGGCATCGTCTGGTCACTGGGCATTATTATCATTGCCTTCATATTTGGACTGCTGTATCTGATATTGCAGGATGGCATGCCGAAGCTGACGTGGAATTTTATATTCGGCTTGCCGAGTGAAATTGATGAAGGCGGCGGCATTGGGCCAACACTGGTGAACTCCTTCTATATTTTATTCATTTCCTTGATCATTTCGATTCCGCTCGGCATGGCTGCAGGCATCTATTTAGCAGAGTTTGCACCTGATAATAAGCTGATTGGCTTCGTCCGTATTTGCGTAGAAGGACTCGCCTCAGTTCCTTCCATTATTTTCGGCTTGTTTGGCATCGCGCTATTCGTCGAATATTTTGAAATTGGGTTAACTATTTTAGGCGGCGCGGTCAGTCTGGCCTTTCTAAATCTGCCTGTTCTGACTCGTGTAACCGAGGAATCAATTCGCGCTGTGCCGAAGGAGCTTAAGAGCGCGTCCTTTGCGCTGGGCGGCACTCACCTGCAAACGATTACGCGTGCGCTCATTCCCGCTGCACTAAATGGCATTATTACAGGAATCTGTCTTGTCGCGGGCCGCGCATTTGGCGAGAGCGCCGTTATTATTTTAACTGCGGGCGTAACGACATCCGGTGAAATGTGGGATTTCAGCCTCTTCTCACCAGGTGCCACGCTCGCCGTTCATCTCTGGTATGTGCAGTCGGAGGCGATCGTCGGCGATGCGCAGGAAATTGCCCAGAAAGCAGCTGCCGTGCTCGTTTTTGTCGTTTTGCTCATCAATTTAATATTCCGCATTCCGTTATGGATGAATTCTCGTCGTACAAAGCGGTCGTAG
- a CDS encoding glycoside hydrolase family 43 protein, producing MINRDQIRIRDPYILVNEQEQCYYLYGTTDSNVWSGPGTGFDTYKSTDLEQWDGPYPAFRPEPGFWADHHFWAPEVYLHNGHYYMFASFKSDEKRRATQILISDSPKGPFEPLSSKPITPSEWECLDGTLYIDEDQTPWMVFCHEWVQMRDGKMCAVPLTSDFSEAAGEPIVLFSASEAPWAVAGGEDKDVYVTDGPFLYKNKEGELLMLWSSGSKNGYAIGIARSENGRIEGPWEQDEATLFPEDGGHGMLFRSLEGKLMLAMHAPNNQPDERALFIEVEENNGTLQRKA from the coding sequence ATGATTAATCGTGATCAAATCCGAATTCGTGACCCATACATACTCGTCAATGAGCAAGAGCAATGTTATTACCTTTACGGTACAACGGACAGCAATGTCTGGTCCGGGCCTGGAACGGGCTTCGATACTTACAAAAGCACAGATCTGGAGCAATGGGATGGTCCTTATCCAGCCTTCAGGCCAGAGCCGGGCTTTTGGGCGGATCATCATTTTTGGGCGCCTGAGGTTTATTTGCACAACGGCCATTATTATATGTTTGCATCGTTCAAGTCAGATGAGAAGCGACGCGCTACGCAAATCTTAATATCGGATAGCCCAAAAGGACCTTTCGAGCCGCTCAGCAGTAAACCAATCACACCTTCGGAGTGGGAGTGTCTGGATGGGACGCTCTATATTGACGAGGATCAGACACCTTGGATGGTATTTTGCCATGAGTGGGTGCAGATGAGGGATGGGAAAATGTGCGCGGTTCCGCTTACTTCGGATTTCAGTGAAGCTGCTGGCGAACCGATTGTGCTTTTCTCTGCTTCGGAGGCTCCTTGGGCCGTTGCTGGAGGAGAAGACAAAGATGTATACGTGACGGACGGGCCTTTTTTGTACAAAAATAAAGAAGGCGAGCTGCTTATGCTATGGTCCAGCGGTTCCAAGAATGGGTACGCGATCGGAATCGCACGCTCCGAGAATGGACGAATCGAAGGACCTTGGGAGCAGGATGAAGCAACGCTGTTTCCAGAGGACGGCGGACATGGCATGTTGTTTCGATCATTGGAGGGCAAGCTGATGCTAGCTATGCACGCGCCGAACAATCAACCGGACGAGCGGGCTTTATTTATAGAAGTAGAAGAAAATAATGGCACACTGCAAAGAAAAGCATAG
- a CDS encoding stalk domain-containing protein: MQMKKAMAISMIAAAISAATVTPIFAQTASSKQAVQINQASFLVNANPISIRTIVDGGVTLASVRDITNAIGATLHINSDHTVVVKFGENTLKLKAASKTINVNGVSTALSHPAKEVAYATFIEPAAFVKALGGTYEDNTISMVKQLEGAERAVWVNSSQLIVSNTAGEGREDYLVDAATGKYELLLASSDTSELVLSPDGKKVAYSDANGAVFTIDLSTKQATQVSTDSSIKNELQWSKDGSSLFFLQGDKSSVIAKLSLADGSVSKVLEDKVDYKANLEVSADGLQFAFYVFKQPKVTADSDKDVELDDVAIDATGTEPQIYFYNAEAADNKPAQLTKDTADKVFLKLAADGSKVSYVSVSADEASVGQLVTIDQAGKVSTPSFADKDVYQLVQGGSKLYLLTADGNSTNAIYEIDSATGASTLVLTVSDLASELIVSSNANIAALIDGQLAVSVQGKWKNITN, from the coding sequence ATGCAAATGAAAAAAGCAATGGCAATCTCAATGATCGCAGCAGCAATAAGCGCAGCAACCGTTACACCGATATTCGCTCAAACGGCATCCAGCAAGCAAGCTGTACAAATCAACCAAGCAAGCTTTCTCGTTAATGCCAACCCTATCTCTATTCGTACCATTGTGGATGGCGGCGTAACCTTAGCCTCTGTTCGAGACATCACCAATGCAATTGGCGCTACCCTCCATATCAACAGCGACCATACCGTAGTTGTGAAGTTTGGCGAGAACACATTGAAGCTAAAGGCCGCTTCAAAAACAATTAACGTAAACGGTGTATCGACTGCTCTTTCGCACCCAGCTAAAGAAGTAGCCTACGCCACCTTTATTGAACCAGCAGCATTTGTTAAAGCACTTGGCGGTACATATGAAGACAACACGATCAGCATGGTTAAACAGCTTGAAGGTGCTGAGCGTGCAGTTTGGGTCAACTCCTCCCAGCTTATCGTTTCGAACACTGCAGGCGAAGGTCGTGAAGATTACCTGGTTGATGCAGCTACTGGCAAATATGAGCTTCTGCTGGCATCCTCTGACACGTCCGAGCTGGTTCTATCCCCGGATGGCAAAAAAGTGGCTTACTCCGATGCGAATGGCGCTGTGTTCACCATTGATTTAAGCACGAAGCAAGCGACGCAAGTCAGCACAGACAGCTCGATCAAAAATGAGCTGCAATGGTCGAAGGACGGCTCTTCCCTCTTCTTCCTGCAAGGTGACAAAAGCTCTGTTATTGCTAAGCTTTCACTAGCCGATGGCAGTGTCTCTAAAGTACTTGAAGACAAGGTCGACTATAAAGCGAACCTAGAAGTATCAGCAGACGGCTTGCAATTTGCTTTCTACGTCTTCAAGCAGCCGAAAGTAACGGCTGACAGCGACAAGGACGTTGAGCTTGATGATGTTGCTATCGACGCAACAGGCACTGAGCCGCAAATTTACTTCTACAACGCTGAAGCAGCAGACAATAAACCTGCACAGCTTACGAAGGATACAGCAGATAAAGTATTCCTTAAACTCGCGGCAGATGGCTCCAAAGTCAGCTACGTCAGCGTGAGCGCCGACGAAGCAAGTGTTGGACAGCTCGTGACCATTGATCAAGCAGGCAAAGTCAGCACGCCATCGTTCGCTGACAAAGACGTTTACCAGCTCGTTCAAGGCGGAAGCAAGCTCTACCTTCTAACTGCTGATGGAAACAGCACGAACGCCATCTATGAAATTGATAGCGCAACAGGAGCAAGCACGCTCGTACTAACTGTGTCGGATCTTGCATCCGAATTGATCGTTTCAAGCAATGCTAATATTGCAGCACTTATCGATGGACAATTGGCAGTATCGGTTCAAGGGAAATGGAAAAACATTACTAACTAA
- a CDS encoding phosphate ABC transporter substrate-binding protein yields MKWFKQLTIAALIAVVGFSSVPASTPVATAASKLSGKIVINGSSALLPLTLQAANEFKKLNPKVKISASAAGSITGPQAVRKGIADIGAVDWDASQDVPGFKKFDGQVAHKVAIIPFAAVVNKNVTTTNLTTKELQGIFSGKIKNWKEVGGKDGEIIVVNRTFGSGTRVNFQDKALAGTDFMTKGDNYKEVKTSGDMKTTIETTPNAIGYMDLAYVTDKMVALKINDIAPTEANVVNGKYKVWGYGYYMTKGQPTGATKEFIKYVQSTKFQNGSLKKLKFIPISAIK; encoded by the coding sequence ATGAAATGGTTTAAACAATTAACGATCGCGGCGCTTATCGCTGTAGTCGGCTTCAGTTCCGTTCCTGCTTCCACTCCTGTTGCTACTGCAGCAAGCAAGCTTTCCGGCAAAATCGTCATTAACGGCTCATCTGCCCTGCTGCCCTTGACACTTCAAGCAGCAAATGAGTTTAAAAAGCTGAATCCAAAGGTTAAAATTTCTGCATCGGCTGCCGGTTCCATTACAGGACCTCAAGCGGTTCGCAAAGGTATTGCGGATATTGGAGCTGTAGACTGGGATGCTTCTCAGGATGTACCGGGTTTCAAAAAATTCGACGGTCAAGTTGCTCATAAAGTAGCCATCATCCCTTTCGCAGCTGTCGTGAATAAAAATGTAACAACGACAAATTTGACAACCAAGGAGCTGCAAGGCATCTTCTCCGGTAAAATTAAAAACTGGAAAGAGGTTGGCGGCAAGGATGGCGAAATTATCGTCGTAAACCGTACATTCGGTTCAGGAACTCGCGTCAATTTTCAAGACAAAGCACTCGCTGGTACTGATTTTATGACCAAAGGCGATAACTACAAGGAAGTAAAAACAAGCGGCGATATGAAAACAACGATCGAAACGACGCCTAACGCTATCGGTTATATGGATTTGGCTTATGTAACGGACAAAATGGTTGCACTTAAAATTAACGATATCGCACCTACTGAAGCCAATGTTGTTAACGGCAAATACAAAGTATGGGGCTACGGCTACTATATGACTAAGGGTCAGCCTACAGGCGCGACTAAGGAATTTATTAAATACGTACAAAGCACAAAGTTTCAAAACGGATCATTGAAAAAGCTTAAATTCATTCCGATCTCGGCAATTAAATAG
- a CDS encoding DUF1648 domain-containing protein, which yields MTQLPKIKIAKTSLERWHEGLSVILLAFSFVYLIVNWSTLPETIAIHFNVRGEADGWGSKAFLFFPLMISLVLYIGLTLLRKIPHHFNYMTTITEQNAPYQYKISLELLSWIKLELVVIFGFLQWAIIQDAKGETSIFSISQLPIAFVILLGTIVFYVIKLKK from the coding sequence ATGACCCAATTACCTAAAATCAAGATAGCAAAAACTTCTCTTGAGCGCTGGCATGAAGGTTTATCCGTTATCCTTTTGGCTTTCTCCTTCGTCTACTTAATCGTGAACTGGAGTACACTGCCAGAAACGATCGCGATCCATTTCAACGTCCGAGGCGAAGCCGATGGCTGGGGCAGTAAAGCATTCCTATTTTTCCCGCTAATGATTTCGCTCGTACTGTACATCGGACTTACTCTTTTGCGCAAAATTCCACATCATTTCAATTATATGACTACGATAACCGAGCAAAATGCCCCCTACCAGTATAAAATCTCGTTAGAGCTGCTCAGCTGGATCAAGCTTGAGCTGGTCGTGATATTTGGTTTCCTGCAATGGGCGATCATTCAGGATGCTAAGGGTGAGACTTCTATTTTTAGCATATCGCAGCTCCCTATCGCTTTTGTTATTTTGCTTGGAACGATTGTCTTTTATGTCATTAAACTAAAAAAATAA
- a CDS encoding DMT family transporter — MDRSTKSISTYEMLYIIGIIAISFSSIFIRWSNADVAVIAMYRLYLTNLIMLPLVWKYRAEMFHLSARQWRLLTASGIMLALHFLLWMASLRLTTVASSTVILTLEPVMVMLGSYLLFRIKANRMMLWGMGIALIGSIVIGSGDLALSREALLGDILSFLGAAAVAVHMLIGKQLRKDMGAFVYNFWVFALAATALAFYNIVRGNSFTGYSSKEWGIFLLLAIVPTLFGHYLFNWLLKHMSAAAVSMSVLGEPVIASLLAWVLLKEALTAYQLAAGVLILFGVWLFIRHGKE, encoded by the coding sequence ATGGACCGCAGCACCAAGTCAATCTCCACCTATGAAATGCTTTATATTATTGGTATTATCGCTATCTCGTTTTCTTCTATTTTCATTCGCTGGTCGAATGCCGACGTAGCTGTCATCGCTATGTATCGTCTATATTTAACCAACCTCATTATGCTTCCACTCGTATGGAAGTACCGCGCAGAAATGTTTCATCTCAGCGCTAGACAGTGGCGACTGTTAACCGCCTCTGGCATAATGCTAGCGCTCCATTTTTTGCTCTGGATGGCTTCCTTGCGACTAACGACGGTCGCAAGCTCCACCGTCATCTTAACGCTTGAGCCCGTTATGGTTATGCTGGGCTCTTATTTGCTGTTCCGCATCAAAGCGAATCGCATGATGCTGTGGGGCATGGGCATCGCCCTGATCGGCTCCATCGTCATCGGATCAGGCGACCTCGCTCTCTCCAGAGAAGCACTACTTGGCGATATTCTTTCCTTTCTTGGCGCCGCTGCTGTAGCCGTTCACATGCTGATTGGCAAGCAGCTGCGCAAGGATATGGGCGCCTTCGTTTATAACTTTTGGGTTTTCGCGCTTGCCGCTACCGCGCTGGCCTTCTATAATATCGTTCGCGGCAACTCCTTCACTGGCTACAGCTCGAAGGAATGGGGCATCTTCTTGCTGCTGGCAATCGTTCCTACGCTATTTGGCCATTACTTGTTTAATTGGCTGCTTAAACATATGAGCGCGGCAGCTGTATCCATGTCGGTGCTCGGCGAGCCCGTCATCGCCTCCCTTCTTGCCTGGGTGCTGCTAAAGGAAGCGTTAACGGCCTATCAGCTTGCGGCTGGCGTTCTGATCCTGTTCGGCGTTTGGCTGTTTATTCGCCATGGGAAGGAATAA
- a CDS encoding 3'-5' exonuclease: protein MDYIILDIEFNGRKFASELPMEVIEIGAVRLNSALEQTDEFSALIKPIYFSKLNSFIKKKTGIPQEDIDVASRFPKVIREFTAWLRKSDTFLLFTWGGEDLKRIVYDTRMHKLDDSFWMAADYFDLLKGYIRYKNVTNDVSVEAALIDLEITAEGTAHRALDDARMTAEVFRKIFDELDFSLKQQFKDMYTNAKERRMVKNAIRSMTAQKIVPQWEVFAERYLAGKASFEDVRKVAELQQYFDNELEKAAKPSAGQAG, encoded by the coding sequence TTGGACTATATTATATTGGATATTGAATTTAATGGACGTAAGTTTGCAAGCGAATTGCCCATGGAGGTTATTGAGATCGGTGCGGTTCGTTTAAATAGCGCATTGGAGCAGACGGATGAATTTTCCGCGTTAATCAAACCGATTTATTTCTCCAAGCTGAACAGCTTTATTAAGAAAAAAACCGGCATTCCACAGGAAGACATCGATGTGGCAAGCCGTTTCCCGAAGGTCATTCGTGAATTCACGGCATGGCTTCGCAAAAGCGACACCTTCCTGCTGTTCACTTGGGGCGGCGAGGACTTGAAACGTATTGTTTATGATACGCGGATGCATAAGCTTGATGACAGCTTCTGGATGGCTGCCGATTATTTCGACCTGCTGAAGGGCTATATTCGCTACAAGAACGTTACGAACGATGTTAGTGTCGAGGCTGCGCTCATCGATCTCGAGATTACGGCTGAGGGCACAGCCCATCGTGCGCTGGATGATGCGCGCATGACGGCTGAGGTGTTCCGCAAAATTTTTGATGAGCTGGATTTTAGCCTCAAGCAGCAGTTTAAGGACATGTATACGAATGCGAAGGAACGACGCATGGTCAAAAATGCGATTAGATCCATGACCGCGCAAAAAATCGTTCCGCAGTGGGAAGTATTCGCTGAGCGTTATCTCGCTGGCAAAGCCTCCTTCGAGGACGTGCGGAAGGTTGCGGAGCTTCAGCAATATTTTGATAACGAGCTGGAGAAGGCCGCGAAGCCTTCGGCTGGACAAGCTGGCTAA
- a CDS encoding aminotransferase class I/II-fold pyridoxal phosphate-dependent enzyme, with the protein MKTWSMSQMISPIVQQIPPSGIRKFFSLAEGNKDIISLGVGEPDFVTPEHVRAASIRALELGRTSYTPNAGLLELREEIANYLYNGFQVKYEPDNEVIVTVGGSEAIDLALRALITPGDEIIVPVPSYIAYSPIAQLNGGKVIEVETFAENHFKLTAEALRASLTPHSKVLIINYPNNPTGAIMTYEDWLPIAKVVEDHNLVVISDEIYAELTYDEKHVSFAALPGMRERTLLISGFSKAFAMTGWRIGYACGNYELIAAMLKIHQYTVMCAPIIGQVAAIEALRNGLGEKDMMVESYAQRRRMFVKGLREIGLPCHEPRGAFYAFPSIAHTGLDSDAFAQKMLVDAGVATVPGHVFGLGGEGFIRCSYASSVARLTEALDRLDRCLNATGMARKSGDGRH; encoded by the coding sequence ATGAAAACATGGTCAATGAGCCAAATGATCTCGCCAATCGTACAACAAATTCCGCCCTCGGGCATTCGTAAGTTTTTTAGCTTAGCGGAGGGGAATAAAGATATAATCTCACTTGGTGTAGGGGAGCCGGACTTCGTAACACCGGAGCATGTACGGGCAGCCAGCATTCGAGCATTGGAGCTCGGAAGGACCTCCTATACGCCGAATGCGGGGCTTTTGGAGCTAAGGGAAGAAATCGCAAACTATTTGTACAACGGCTTTCAAGTGAAATATGAGCCGGATAATGAAGTCATCGTTACCGTTGGAGGAAGTGAAGCGATTGATCTGGCACTGCGGGCGTTAATCACGCCAGGCGATGAAATTATCGTTCCTGTGCCTAGTTATATTGCTTACTCGCCAATTGCGCAGCTAAATGGAGGGAAAGTTATCGAAGTCGAAACGTTTGCAGAGAATCATTTTAAGCTGACGGCTGAGGCTTTGAGGGCTTCGCTTACTCCACACTCGAAGGTGCTCATTATTAACTATCCTAACAATCCTACCGGCGCAATTATGACCTATGAAGATTGGCTGCCTATTGCGAAGGTTGTGGAGGATCATAATCTAGTTGTAATATCCGATGAAATCTATGCAGAGCTGACCTATGACGAGAAGCATGTAAGCTTTGCGGCGCTGCCGGGTATGCGGGAGAGAACGCTGCTTATAAGCGGGTTTTCTAAAGCCTTTGCGATGACAGGCTGGAGAATCGGCTATGCTTGCGGTAACTATGAGTTAATTGCTGCAATGCTGAAGATTCATCAGTATACGGTTATGTGTGCGCCCATCATTGGGCAGGTTGCCGCGATTGAAGCGCTGCGAAACGGCTTAGGTGAAAAGGATATGATGGTAGAGTCCTATGCGCAGCGCAGACGGATGTTTGTGAAGGGCTTAAGAGAAATCGGCTTGCCCTGTCATGAGCCGCGCGGAGCATTTTATGCATTTCCATCGATCGCACATACAGGGCTTGATTCCGATGCTTTTGCCCAAAAAATGCTAGTGGATGCAGGAGTGGCTACCGTTCCAGGCCATGTATTTGGTCTTGGCGGGGAAGGGTTTATCCGCTGCTCCTACGCATCGTCTGTAGCTAGACTTACGGAGGCGCTTGATCGTTTAGATCGGTGCTTAAATGCAACGGGGATGGCAAGAAAAAGTGGTGATGGCCGTCATTAA
- the pstC gene encoding phosphate ABC transporter permease subunit PstC, which translates to MLESTQALHQARQSTELGSAILTGSSKPFDRRSRLFFTNRLFRYLCIGAAGFVCLILFLILLLMFRTGVLTFSHISFADFFFSAEWNPENEQYGALIFIFGTFALTALTLLICVPISLIIAVFLSVFVPAWLKNMLRPVLDLLVGIPSVVYGYLGLTVLIPFIRNVTGSGMGDGLLAAALVLTIMVLPTVSRISDDAISAVPAKFSDASYALGATRFQTVWRVLLPSAKSGIMYAVILGMARAVGETMAVVMVIGNTPQLADSLLKPTSVLTSNIVMQISNVPFDSTWNYALYLMGFLLLVISLIMIVAIRWIQRKGIQA; encoded by the coding sequence ATGTTGGAATCCACTCAGGCCTTGCATCAGGCGCGGCAATCAACGGAGCTCGGCAGCGCTATTTTGACAGGCAGCAGCAAACCCTTCGACCGGAGATCTCGGCTATTTTTCACAAATCGCCTCTTCCGCTACTTATGCATCGGTGCCGCAGGCTTCGTCTGTCTCATCCTATTTCTAATTTTGCTGCTCATGTTCCGTACCGGTGTATTAACGTTCAGCCACATTTCGTTTGCTGATTTCTTCTTCTCGGCTGAATGGAATCCCGAGAACGAACAATATGGAGCGCTTATCTTTATTTTCGGCACCTTCGCTTTAACAGCCTTAACACTGCTGATTTGCGTTCCAATCTCTTTGATTATTGCCGTATTCCTGTCTGTATTTGTACCCGCTTGGCTCAAAAACATGCTTCGTCCCGTACTGGATCTGCTTGTCGGAATTCCTTCCGTCGTATACGGCTATTTAGGCCTAACCGTACTGATCCCTTTCATTCGGAATGTTACAGGCAGCGGCATGGGTGATGGGCTCCTCGCAGCGGCACTTGTACTTACAATTATGGTTCTGCCTACGGTAAGCCGAATCAGTGATGATGCGATAAGCGCTGTCCCTGCCAAATTTAGCGACGCTTCCTACGCTCTAGGCGCTACACGCTTTCAAACCGTATGGAGAGTACTGCTGCCGTCAGCCAAAAGCGGCATCATGTATGCCGTCATTCTCGGCATGGCGCGTGCGGTCGGTGAAACGATGGCCGTCGTTATGGTAATCGGCAATACGCCTCAGCTCGCTGACAGCCTGCTTAAGCCTACCTCCGTCCTCACCAGCAACATCGTTATGCAAATTTCCAACGTGCCATTTGACTCCACCTGGAATTACGCTCTTTACTTAATGGGCTTCCTGCTGCTAGTCATCTCCTTAATTATGATTGTCGCCATTCGCTGGATTCAAAGAAAGGGGATACAAGCATGA
- a CDS encoding bifunctional 2-keto-4-hydroxyglutarate aldolase/2-keto-3-deoxy-6-phosphogluconate aldolase, protein MKKLRVLQQLAEAGVVAVLRADSPEEVVEMSRRAIKGGIKAIEITMTVPFALRAIEQLSKEYSSSVSPDADNFAIIGVGTVLDPETARAAILAGAEYVVSPALNPDTIKLCNRYAVPILPGTMTIHEIQTALELGVDIVKLFPGNLYSPSVIPSIKGPLPQANVMPTGGVSLDNLKDWIKAGAVAVGIGSDLTKDAVKTGDFSLIEKKAAAYVAAYREAKGL, encoded by the coding sequence ATGAAAAAGCTTAGAGTGCTGCAGCAGCTAGCGGAAGCGGGCGTTGTAGCGGTATTGCGTGCGGATTCTCCAGAAGAAGTTGTAGAAATGTCGCGCCGTGCAATTAAGGGTGGAATTAAAGCGATCGAAATTACGATGACGGTACCTTTTGCGCTTCGCGCCATTGAGCAATTATCGAAGGAATATTCCAGCAGTGTATCACCGGATGCGGACAATTTTGCCATCATAGGCGTTGGCACAGTGCTTGACCCAGAGACGGCGCGTGCTGCTATTCTAGCAGGTGCTGAGTATGTGGTGTCTCCTGCACTTAATCCGGATACGATCAAGCTTTGCAACCGATATGCGGTTCCGATCCTGCCAGGCACGATGACTATTCACGAGATCCAAACTGCGCTTGAACTAGGCGTTGATATTGTGAAGCTATTCCCTGGCAACCTCTACTCTCCAAGTGTTATTCCTTCTATTAAAGGTCCTTTGCCTCAAGCTAATGTTATGCCAACGGGCGGCGTATCGCTGGATAATTTGAAGGATTGGATCAAGGCTGGCGCAGTAGCAGTCGGCATTGGATCTGATTTGACGAAGGATGCGGTCAAAACCGGTGATTTCTCGCTTATTGAGAAAAAAGCAGCGGCTTACGTTGCGGCGTACCGCGAAGCAAAAGGGCTGTAG